A portion of the Microlunatus phosphovorus NM-1 genome contains these proteins:
- a CDS encoding PrgI family protein has translation MSSTNHDRPAAGELVPVKFSRLTRRGVLLGLSLTQLITLAMGGATLIGAFYAGGGMLLAYTAPIWVLAAALTWIPISGRPIVEWLPIACWWLWRTTGGQLLYRRRIVVPRPVGTLALPGDMARLREYTDPDTGAGMIHDPHSATLTVVCEVTHPAFVLLDPGEQERRVSSWGRVLATVCRSGRIATLQVLERTLPDSGTGLAEWWATHGTPDGSWAADTYAELIDRAGPAGERHATTLSLSLDMKTSARQIRTAGGGIRGAAAVLRQEMNTLVAALRSADLSPSGWLTPGQIAVMLRSAYDPAIAATLERHGRLGQSLATAGPVAVTETWGRLRTDSAQHAVLWVSEWPRSLVYPGFLSPVLLSTGIQRSFSLICTPMRSDAAARDIRKKKVEHISDQAQRAKIGQIEDASQTAEYHDVLQQEADLTAGHGILRYTGLVAVSASTVEELDAAVAAIEQAAIQASCETRLLVGQQAAAFTAAALPLCRKV, from the coding sequence ATGAGCAGCACGAACCACGACCGTCCCGCCGCGGGCGAACTCGTGCCGGTGAAGTTCTCCCGCCTCACCCGCCGCGGTGTCCTCCTCGGCCTGTCGCTGACCCAGCTCATCACGCTCGCCATGGGCGGTGCCACGCTCATCGGCGCGTTCTACGCCGGCGGCGGCATGCTCCTCGCCTACACCGCGCCCATCTGGGTACTGGCCGCCGCGCTGACCTGGATACCCATCTCGGGCCGGCCCATCGTGGAGTGGCTGCCCATCGCGTGCTGGTGGCTGTGGCGCACCACCGGCGGGCAACTGCTGTACCGGCGCAGGATCGTCGTCCCGCGCCCCGTCGGTACCCTCGCCCTGCCCGGCGACATGGCGCGACTGCGCGAGTACACCGACCCCGACACCGGCGCCGGGATGATCCACGACCCCCACTCGGCCACGTTGACCGTGGTGTGCGAGGTTACCCATCCCGCGTTCGTGCTCCTCGATCCCGGCGAGCAGGAACGCCGCGTCAGCTCCTGGGGCCGCGTGCTGGCCACGGTCTGCCGCTCCGGGCGGATCGCCACTCTTCAGGTCTTGGAGCGCACGCTGCCGGACTCTGGCACCGGACTGGCCGAATGGTGGGCCACCCACGGCACCCCGGACGGATCATGGGCAGCCGACACCTACGCCGAACTCATCGACCGCGCCGGACCCGCCGGCGAACGCCACGCCACCACACTCTCACTGTCACTCGACATGAAGACCAGCGCGCGGCAGATCAGGACTGCGGGCGGTGGGATACGCGGTGCCGCCGCCGTCCTGCGGCAGGAAATGAACACCCTCGTCGCCGCGCTCCGCTCCGCCGACCTCTCGCCCTCGGGATGGCTGACCCCGGGGCAGATCGCGGTGATGCTGCGCTCCGCCTACGACCCAGCCATCGCTGCCACCCTGGAGCGGCACGGCAGGCTCGGCCAGTCGCTCGCGACTGCGGGGCCGGTCGCAGTCACCGAGACCTGGGGACGGCTGCGCACCGACTCCGCCCAGCACGCTGTGCTCTGGGTCAGCGAGTGGCCGCGGTCGCTGGTGTATCCGGGGTTCCTGTCGCCGGTGTTGCTGTCCACCGGCATCCAACGGTCGTTCTCGCTGATCTGCACCCCCATGCGCTCCGACGCTGCGGCTCGCGACATCCGCAAGAAGAAGGTCGAGCACATCTCCGACCAGGCCCAGCGGGCCAAGATCGGCCAGATCGAGGACGCCTCGCAGACCGCCGAGTACCACGACGTGCTCCAGCAAGAAGCCGACCTCACCGCCGGACACGGCATCCTCCGCTACACCGGCCTCGTCGCGGTCTCCGCATCCACCGTCGAGGAACTCGATGCCGCAGTGGCCGCGATCGAGCAGGCCGCGATCCAAGCCTCCTGTGAGACGCGGCTGCTCGTCGGCCAGCAAGCCGCCGCATTCACTGCCGCCGCGCTCCCGCTCTGCCGGAAGGTATAG
- a CDS encoding ArsR/SmtB family transcription factor codes for MTTSLPLLTTDAAGCCAPVTAGVMEADDAKRLARTFKALGDPTRVRLLSMIAAQSGAEACVCDLTEPVGLSQPTVSHHMKQLVDAGLVTREQRGKWAYYAIVPETLAMLSGVLDPQSLRAGVGSSC; via the coding sequence ATGACGACTTCGCTTCCGCTGCTGACCACGGACGCTGCCGGGTGCTGCGCGCCGGTGACCGCGGGCGTGATGGAGGCAGACGACGCGAAGCGGTTGGCGCGGACGTTCAAGGCGCTGGGCGACCCCACGCGCGTTCGGCTGCTGTCGATGATCGCCGCGCAGTCCGGTGCCGAGGCGTGCGTGTGCGATCTGACCGAGCCGGTCGGGCTGTCCCAGCCCACGGTGTCGCATCACATGAAGCAGCTCGTCGACGCCGGGCTGGTCACCCGCGAGCAGCGCGGCAAGTGGGCCTATTACGCGATCGTCCCCGAGACGCTGGCGATGCTCAGCGGCGTGCTTGATCCGCAGTCATTGCGGGCCGGAGTCGGCTCGTCCTGCTGA
- a CDS encoding ArsR/SmtB family transcription factor, with the protein MNTLPATIVSTPEASTCCIPGQPLDDATAQQLARVFKALGDPTRVKLMAMIVGSSEGEMCVCDLTEPVGLSQPTVSHHMKLLVEAGLVTREQRGKWAYYQPTTDTLATAARAFLS; encoded by the coding sequence ATGAACACCCTTCCCGCGACCATCGTGAGCACCCCCGAAGCCTCGACCTGTTGCATCCCGGGCCAACCGCTCGACGATGCGACCGCACAGCAGCTCGCCCGGGTGTTCAAAGCGCTCGGCGACCCCACCCGGGTCAAGCTCATGGCGATGATCGTCGGCAGCAGCGAGGGCGAGATGTGCGTGTGCGACCTCACCGAACCCGTCGGACTGTCGCAGCCGACCGTGTCACACCACATGAAGCTCCTTGTCGAAGCCGGACTCGTGACCCGCGAGCAACGCGGTAAGTGGGCCTACTACCAGCCCACAACCGACACGCTCGCCACTGCCGCGCGGGCGTTCCTCTCCTGA
- a CDS encoding CGNR zinc finger domain-containing protein gives MDSTEPERLDHVAGSLCLELANTIPNRMVVTDRDWLIDPGVEAWSRSVGLPTTGGSQQKERDDLIALRDAIYRTFAPLARQETPPADAVDTLTSLHAHGLIDFGYEVTAGAASRRWPTRVSHPVLVARIATSAIDLLTDPQLERVRECPGCGWLFIDASRNRSRRWCSMETCGNRSKARRHQSRARTISTPNHS, from the coding sequence GTGGACTCCACTGAGCCTGAACGCCTCGATCATGTGGCCGGCTCGTTGTGCCTGGAGCTGGCGAACACGATCCCGAACCGGATGGTGGTCACCGACCGAGACTGGCTGATCGACCCGGGCGTCGAGGCATGGTCACGCTCCGTCGGACTGCCCACGACCGGAGGCTCGCAGCAGAAGGAACGCGATGACCTGATCGCGCTCCGCGATGCGATCTACCGCACCTTCGCTCCGCTCGCCAGGCAGGAGACGCCACCAGCGGACGCCGTCGACACGCTCACATCTCTGCACGCGCACGGCCTGATCGACTTCGGCTACGAGGTGACCGCGGGGGCCGCATCGCGGCGCTGGCCGACGCGGGTCAGCCACCCGGTTCTGGTCGCCCGGATCGCGACGTCAGCGATCGACCTGCTCACCGACCCACAGCTCGAACGCGTACGGGAGTGTCCCGGTTGCGGCTGGCTCTTCATCGACGCAAGCCGCAACCGTAGCCGCAGATGGTGCTCGATGGAGACCTGCGGCAACCGCAGCAAGGCTCGACGCCACCAGAGCCGAGCAAGGACCATCAGCACTCCCAACCACTCATAG
- a CDS encoding arsenate reductase ArsC, giving the protein MTENTPTVLFVCVHNAGRSQMAAGLLTHLAGDRIEVRSAGSEPADQLNPAVVAAMGEVGIDITAEQPKLLTTDAVQAADVVITMGCGDTCPIFPGKRYEDWELDDPAGQGIEAVRPIRDEIERRIRDLITQLT; this is encoded by the coding sequence ATGACCGAGAACACCCCGACCGTGCTGTTCGTCTGCGTCCACAACGCCGGACGCTCCCAGATGGCCGCCGGCCTCCTCACCCACCTCGCCGGGGATCGCATCGAGGTCCGCTCCGCCGGGTCCGAGCCCGCCGACCAGCTCAACCCCGCCGTCGTCGCCGCGATGGGCGAGGTCGGCATCGACATCACCGCCGAACAGCCCAAGCTGCTGACCACCGATGCCGTCCAAGCGGCCGATGTCGTCATCACGATGGGCTGCGGCGACACCTGCCCGATCTTCCCCGGCAAACGCTACGAAGACTGGGAACTGGACGACCCCGCCGGCCAGGGCATCGAGGCCGTCCGTCCGATCCGGGACGAGATCGAACGCCGCATCCGCGACCTCATCACGCAACTCACCTGA
- a CDS encoding GNAT family N-acetyltransferase, which translates to MVESDWPEVASIYQAGIATGHATFEALPPANWAAFITCKRSELSLVALNSADRVIGWVAAAPTSTRTAYAGVVEHSIYIHPDAAGQSAGSRLLTAFLAVADHAGVWTVQSSIFPENTTSLRLHERAGFRTVGRRERIASMDYGPHAGRWRDTILVERRTPGDPARSQAEVASSANTHTHTRSSDLSTRIFTPNRLQES; encoded by the coding sequence ATGGTCGAGTCCGACTGGCCCGAGGTCGCGAGCATCTACCAAGCCGGGATCGCCACCGGGCACGCCACCTTCGAAGCTTTGCCGCCCGCGAACTGGGCCGCGTTCATCACTTGCAAACGCTCCGAGCTGAGCCTGGTAGCCCTCAACTCCGCAGATCGGGTCATCGGATGGGTCGCCGCGGCCCCCACCTCAACACGGACCGCCTATGCGGGCGTCGTCGAACACTCGATCTACATCCACCCGGATGCTGCAGGACAAAGCGCCGGCTCCAGGCTCCTGACCGCATTCCTCGCCGTCGCCGACCACGCGGGCGTCTGGACGGTCCAATCCTCAATCTTCCCCGAAAACACCACAAGTCTGCGCCTTCACGAGCGCGCCGGATTCCGCACCGTCGGCAGGCGAGAACGCATCGCCAGTATGGACTACGGCCCGCACGCCGGCCGCTGGCGCGACACCATCCTCGTCGAACGCCGCACCCCTGGTGATCCGGCAAGAAGCCAGGCTGAGGTTGCATCTTCCGCGAACACGCACACTCACACACGCTCCAGCGACCTCTCGACCCGCATATTCACGCCGAATCGACTTCAGGAATCCTGA
- a CDS encoding DUF6112 family protein, giving the protein MGVFPDFDGLGGIGGLRAVVGALLTFVLIVAVLMLIVSAIVWAIATAHGNYATASKGRIGVLVAVGAAGLAGGGVAWMNWLLNLGQQL; this is encoded by the coding sequence ATGGGTGTCTTTCCCGATTTCGACGGGCTCGGCGGCATCGGCGGCCTCCGCGCCGTGGTCGGTGCGCTCCTGACGTTCGTTCTGATCGTCGCCGTGCTCATGTTGATCGTCTCGGCGATCGTGTGGGCCATCGCGACGGCTCACGGCAACTACGCGACCGCCAGCAAGGGACGCATCGGCGTCCTCGTCGCCGTCGGTGCCGCCGGCCTCGCCGGAGGCGGCGTGGCCTGGATGAACTGGCTGCTCAACCTGGGGCAACAACTCTGA
- the arsM gene encoding arsenite methyltransferase, protein MTENTENASESAGLREQVRARYAGAATAVKAGTRNANLLVEDSCCGPAASSCCGTTAERSFGASLYDDATTAGLPIEAVEASLGCGNPTAVADLHEGERVLDLGSGGGIDVLLSARRVGPTGFAYGVDMTDEMLGLARENAAKAGASNVEFLKGTIEDVPLPDESVDVVISNCVINLSTDKPAVLAEMFRVLAPGGRIGISDVVAEDHLTPEQRAERGSYVGCIAGALAKTEYLDGLAAVGFTDATVEFTHEAADGMHSAIIRATKPAG, encoded by the coding sequence ATGACCGAGAACACCGAGAACGCCAGCGAGAGCGCCGGGCTGCGCGAGCAGGTCCGCGCCCGCTACGCCGGAGCCGCGACCGCGGTCAAGGCCGGCACCCGCAACGCGAACCTGCTGGTCGAGGACTCCTGCTGCGGCCCCGCCGCGTCCTCGTGTTGCGGCACCACCGCCGAGCGGAGCTTCGGCGCGAGCCTCTACGACGACGCCACCACCGCCGGGCTGCCCATCGAGGCAGTCGAAGCCAGCCTGGGCTGCGGAAACCCGACCGCGGTCGCCGACCTCCACGAGGGCGAGCGAGTCCTCGACCTGGGCTCCGGCGGCGGCATCGACGTGCTGCTTTCGGCCCGGCGCGTCGGGCCTACCGGGTTCGCCTACGGGGTGGACATGACCGACGAGATGCTGGGCCTAGCCCGTGAGAACGCGGCCAAGGCGGGCGCGAGCAACGTGGAGTTCTTGAAGGGCACCATCGAGGACGTGCCGCTGCCCGACGAGTCCGTGGATGTGGTGATCTCCAACTGCGTCATCAATCTCTCCACTGACAAGCCCGCCGTCCTCGCCGAGATGTTCCGCGTCCTGGCCCCCGGCGGACGCATCGGCATCTCCGATGTCGTCGCCGAAGACCACCTCACCCCCGAGCAGCGGGCCGAGCGCGGCTCCTACGTCGGCTGCATCGCCGGAGCCCTCGCCAAGACCGAATACCTCGACGGGCTCGCCGCAGTCGGGTTCACCGACGCCACCGTGGAGTTCACCCACGAAGCCGCCGACGGCATGCACTCCGCGATCATCCGCGCCACCAAGCCCGCCGGCTGA
- a CDS encoding MFS transporter → MVRMSGPFRVLWLTTASANLGDGVVLTALPLIALAAGASAAEVALVATVATVAWPFVGLHAGWVVDRVSVGRLLLAANMMRAGALALLTWAIVADVTALPAVFAAALVYGVAETVVDTAITASVPRLVTAPLLTGANSRLEATANTLNAFAGPPLAGALVSVSATLAAATGSALYAVTALGCVFLLRTLRRRSQREPRKPSTDQGRVRDGLVFLWRHPVLRPLTAFTATMNLVWSAWLAVFVVYAVDPGPLALSPVGYGWLIAAMSIGGIAAAILIPKLRRIVSVPTLLFADLVGTVLLVLPAAIGAPLWAIASGIVLAGAGSSVWRILVAVIRQEQTPGALLGRVYSASRVISWGALPVGSALAAVLANWTGVQSVLTTSSILAVGTAASFPLLRMRTRIASMNTPESA, encoded by the coding sequence ATGGTGCGCATGTCTGGTCCGTTCCGGGTGCTCTGGCTGACCACGGCATCCGCGAATCTCGGCGACGGCGTCGTCTTGACCGCGTTGCCGCTGATCGCCCTCGCCGCCGGTGCGAGCGCGGCCGAAGTCGCCCTGGTCGCAACGGTGGCGACGGTGGCGTGGCCGTTCGTGGGGCTGCACGCCGGATGGGTCGTTGATCGAGTCTCGGTGGGACGCCTGCTGCTGGCGGCAAACATGATGCGGGCAGGCGCACTGGCGCTGCTGACCTGGGCGATCGTGGCCGACGTGACTGCGCTGCCTGCCGTGTTCGCCGCAGCGCTGGTCTACGGAGTTGCCGAGACCGTGGTCGACACGGCGATCACGGCATCCGTGCCACGCCTCGTGACCGCCCCGCTGCTCACCGGCGCGAACAGCCGGCTCGAAGCGACGGCAAACACGCTGAACGCCTTCGCGGGTCCGCCGCTCGCTGGCGCCCTCGTGAGCGTGTCCGCCACGCTCGCCGCAGCGACGGGAAGTGCGCTCTACGCGGTCACTGCGCTCGGTTGCGTGTTCCTGCTCCGCACGCTCCGGCGCCGATCACAGCGCGAGCCACGAAAGCCGTCCACCGATCAGGGTCGAGTCCGGGATGGACTCGTCTTCCTGTGGCGACATCCCGTACTCCGGCCATTGACGGCGTTCACCGCCACCATGAACCTCGTATGGAGCGCCTGGCTCGCCGTCTTCGTCGTATACGCGGTCGACCCTGGCCCCCTGGCGCTGAGCCCGGTCGGCTACGGCTGGCTGATCGCTGCGATGTCGATCGGCGGCATCGCGGCCGCGATCCTCATCCCGAAGCTCCGCAGAATCGTGTCTGTCCCGACGTTGCTGTTCGCCGACTTGGTCGGCACGGTGCTGCTCGTACTGCCAGCGGCGATCGGCGCGCCGCTGTGGGCGATCGCGAGCGGAATCGTGCTCGCCGGCGCCGGATCGAGCGTGTGGCGCATCCTGGTCGCCGTCATCCGACAGGAGCAGACCCCCGGTGCCCTCCTCGGGCGCGTCTACTCGGCATCCCGAGTGATCAGCTGGGGTGCCCTGCCTGTCGGCTCCGCGCTCGCCGCCGTGCTCGCGAACTGGACAGGTGTGCAGTCCGTCCTCACCACTTCCAGCATCCTCGCCGTCGGAACCGCGGCATCGTTCCCTCTGCTACGAATGCGAACACGGATAGCCTCGATGAACACGCCCGAGAGCGCATAG
- a CDS encoding inorganic diphosphatase encodes MTDASSEPFFEALVHLVQTSEVVIDRPRGTTHPRIPNAIYPVDYGYLEGTMSADGDGIDVFVGTDGSAGVVAILLTVDRAKRDTEVKVLLNCTPGEVSKVQRFVKDVLKIGGLLVEKP; translated from the coding sequence ATGACAGACGCCAGCTCGGAGCCCTTTTTTGAAGCGCTTGTCCATCTGGTGCAGACCTCAGAGGTTGTCATAGATCGTCCGCGCGGCACGACACATCCGCGCATCCCAAATGCGATCTATCCGGTCGACTATGGGTACCTTGAGGGAACCATGAGCGCCGATGGCGATGGAATCGATGTATTCGTCGGAACCGATGGCAGCGCCGGAGTCGTAGCGATTCTCCTAACCGTAGATCGGGCAAAGCGAGACACCGAGGTCAAGGTTCTCTTGAACTGCACGCCCGGCGAAGTGAGCAAGGTGCAGCGATTCGTGAAGGACGTGCTGAAGATCGGCGGGTTATTGGTGGAGAAGCCTTGA
- a CDS encoding FAD-dependent oxidoreductase — MVSVVVIGAGPQGLAAAAHLLERGLNPLVLEAGDGPGAAVAEWGHVRLFSPWTELTDAASRRLLEPTGWVAPEKGYPTGAQWIEGYLAPLADALGDRVRYGARVVGVARKGRDLAVDAGRAEQPFVVHVRRTDGGQERIETDAVIDASGTWYTPNPAGADGLPALGEEAAVDAGLVEHRMPAIDDALGLAGQHVVVVGNGHSAATTIGILSRVAKRVPGTRISWVLRRGTVGNTFGGGSGDELPERGALGQRAKKAVEDGLVDLVTGFRTEEVAVEDGQAVLLAKDGRRLEPASRVFVATGFRPDLSFLSEIRLDLDMRLQAPAKVAVEVDPNLHSCGSVRATGAADLAHPEPGFYIVGAKSYGRAPTFLALTGFEQVRSVVAAIAGDREAAARVDLVLPDTGVCGGSGLFDAPDDQAASDSCCAPAPQLVQIGARTTR; from the coding sequence ATGGTTTCCGTCGTCGTTATCGGTGCAGGCCCGCAGGGGCTCGCAGCGGCCGCGCATCTACTGGAACGCGGATTGAACCCGCTCGTGCTGGAGGCCGGTGATGGTCCGGGGGCAGCTGTTGCGGAGTGGGGACATGTGCGGCTGTTCTCGCCGTGGACGGAGCTCACCGATGCGGCGTCTCGTCGCCTGCTGGAGCCGACGGGGTGGGTGGCGCCGGAGAAGGGCTATCCGACCGGGGCGCAGTGGATCGAGGGGTATCTCGCTCCGCTTGCGGACGCGCTGGGCGACCGGGTCCGGTATGGGGCTCGTGTGGTCGGCGTGGCGCGCAAGGGGCGAGATCTCGCGGTCGATGCCGGGCGAGCGGAGCAACCGTTCGTCGTGCACGTCCGCCGCACGGATGGTGGGCAGGAGCGGATCGAGACCGACGCGGTGATCGACGCGTCGGGCACCTGGTACACCCCGAATCCCGCGGGCGCTGACGGTCTCCCCGCGCTCGGCGAGGAGGCTGCAGTCGATGCGGGGCTGGTGGAGCATCGCATGCCCGCGATCGACGATGCCCTGGGCTTGGCCGGTCAGCATGTGGTGGTGGTCGGCAACGGTCATTCTGCGGCGACGACGATCGGGATACTGTCGCGGGTAGCGAAGCGGGTGCCGGGGACGCGGATCAGCTGGGTGCTGCGCCGCGGCACGGTCGGCAACACGTTCGGCGGCGGGAGCGGGGACGAACTGCCCGAGCGCGGTGCGCTGGGTCAGCGGGCGAAGAAGGCGGTCGAGGACGGGCTTGTGGATCTCGTCACCGGGTTCCGTACCGAAGAGGTAGCGGTCGAGGACGGGCAGGCTGTGCTCCTCGCGAAAGACGGCCGCCGTTTGGAACCGGCATCGCGCGTGTTCGTCGCGACCGGGTTCCGGCCTGACCTGTCGTTCCTGTCCGAGATCCGGCTCGATCTCGACATGCGGTTGCAGGCTCCGGCGAAGGTCGCTGTCGAGGTGGACCCGAACCTGCATTCGTGCGGCTCCGTCCGTGCCACGGGAGCGGCGGACCTCGCACACCCGGAGCCGGGGTTCTACATCGTGGGGGCGAAGTCGTACGGGCGGGCGCCGACGTTCCTGGCTCTGACCGGGTTCGAGCAGGTCCGCAGCGTCGTCGCGGCGATCGCCGGCGACCGTGAGGCTGCCGCGCGCGTCGACCTCGTCCTGCCGGACACAGGGGTGTGTGGCGGGTCTGGCCTGTTCGACGCCCCGGACGATCAGGCGGCCTCGGACTCGTGCTGCGCGCCCGCGCCGCAGCTGGTCCAGATCGGCGCGAGGACCACGAGATGA
- a CDS encoding DUF6112 family protein, producing MFDLLANVTSAPLLVPMDINIDPNTNGLPGINQLRTIVGAVMSIGLILSVLALIVSAIVWGFGANSSNPHLASRGKIGVLVSCGAAVICGASVTLINFFWNVGQSV from the coding sequence GTGTTCGATCTGCTCGCCAACGTCACGTCCGCGCCGCTGCTGGTGCCGATGGACATCAACATCGACCCCAACACCAACGGCCTGCCGGGGATCAACCAGCTGCGCACCATCGTCGGCGCCGTGATGTCCATCGGCCTCATCCTGTCTGTGCTGGCGTTGATCGTGTCTGCGATCGTGTGGGGCTTCGGCGCGAACTCCTCCAACCCGCACCTCGCTTCGCGCGGGAAGATCGGCGTCCTCGTCTCCTGCGGCGCGGCGGTGATCTGTGGAGCGAGCGTGACGCTCATCAACTTCTTCTGGAACGTCGGCCAGTCCGTCTGA
- a CDS encoding aquaporin, whose product MPTRGGLVGVVAAEATGTALLVAAIIGSGIAADQAFPHSPGLALLVNAIATGAALAALIALGQVSAAFYPLVTLVARARRDLSTRQAAAAIGAQLTGAALGVTLANIMFALPPLTLATAERADGPVLLGEFIATVGLLLVVVLTARTRDPLRVGVAVGGYITAAMWFTSSTAFANPAVTLARIGTDTFTGINPASAAMFLAAQTLALPAAYFLARLITRSTP is encoded by the coding sequence ATGCCAACGCGCGGCGGGCTGGTCGGCGTCGTCGCCGCCGAAGCGACCGGGACCGCGCTACTGGTCGCGGCGATCATCGGCTCGGGTATCGCCGCCGACCAAGCCTTCCCCCACAGCCCTGGACTGGCGCTGCTGGTCAACGCCATCGCCACCGGCGCCGCCTTGGCCGCGCTCATCGCCCTCGGTCAGGTCTCGGCCGCGTTCTACCCGCTCGTCACGCTCGTGGCCCGCGCCCGGCGGGACCTCTCGACCCGGCAGGCGGCCGCGGCGATCGGAGCGCAACTCACCGGGGCCGCGCTCGGGGTGACCCTCGCCAACATCATGTTCGCCCTGCCGCCGCTCACGCTCGCGACCGCTGAGCGCGCGGACGGGCCGGTGCTGCTGGGCGAGTTCATCGCCACCGTCGGGCTGCTCCTGGTCGTCGTCCTGACCGCCCGCACCCGCGATCCGCTGCGCGTCGGTGTCGCGGTCGGCGGCTACATCACCGCAGCCATGTGGTTCACCAGCTCGACCGCGTTCGCCAACCCCGCCGTCACCCTCGCCCGCATCGGCACCGACACCTTCACCGGCATCAACCCCGCCTCCGCGGCGATGTTCCTCGCCGCCCAAACCCTCGCGCTGCCCGCCGCTTACTTCCTCGCCCGCCTCATCACCAGGAGCACCCCATGA
- a CDS encoding ATP-binding protein produces MTENRARLHTAVLVAPSKERRKLRKQRRKAEARLHTEQRRTAIAAAKAKAEEERAERRATVYLPKAGEPGAARLRTPGRFHLTRHQDTSATLAGAYPFVAEGGLGADGVFVGQDLYSGGSFVYDPWVLYARGIITAPNVVLAGIVGSGKSSLAKSLYTRSLPFGRRVYVPGDPKGEHTAVANAVGGRAIVLGHGLNTRLNPLDEGHRPSGLSDEQWASTVAARRRDLIGALAETVLARGLSPLEHTAIDIALTQTVRENDVPILPMVVDHILSPSTDADGRLAEDGRLVGHALRRLVAGDLAGLFDGPSTVAFDPSLPMISLDLSRVTENSTLISVLMTCSSAWMESALLDPNGGQRWVIYDEAWRLMSHPALLRRMDAHWRLARHYGIANMLIFHKLTDLDNVGDQGSAMRSLANSLLANAETRIVYRQESDQLGPTATALGLTGTEQQLLPNLGVGQGLWRIKARSFVCQHQLHPDELALFDTSSRAAGIPRKFRIPEVDSA; encoded by the coding sequence GTGACCGAGAATCGCGCACGGCTGCACACCGCCGTTCTGGTCGCACCGTCGAAGGAGCGGCGCAAGCTCCGCAAGCAGCGCCGCAAAGCCGAGGCCAGGCTCCACACCGAGCAGCGAAGGACCGCGATCGCCGCCGCGAAGGCAAAGGCCGAGGAGGAGCGCGCCGAGCGCCGCGCGACGGTCTATCTACCGAAGGCCGGCGAGCCGGGTGCTGCGCGGTTGCGCACGCCGGGTCGGTTCCATTTGACGCGGCATCAGGACACGTCGGCGACGCTGGCGGGTGCGTACCCGTTCGTCGCCGAGGGCGGTCTCGGTGCCGATGGCGTGTTCGTCGGCCAGGACCTCTACTCCGGCGGGAGTTTCGTCTACGACCCGTGGGTGCTCTACGCACGCGGCATCATCACCGCACCCAACGTGGTGCTGGCGGGGATCGTCGGCTCAGGCAAGTCCTCGCTGGCCAAGTCCCTCTACACGCGGTCGCTGCCGTTCGGGAGGCGCGTGTACGTGCCCGGCGACCCGAAGGGCGAACACACCGCCGTCGCCAACGCCGTCGGCGGCAGAGCCATCGTCCTCGGCCACGGCCTCAACACTCGCCTGAACCCGCTCGATGAAGGCCACCGGCCCAGCGGCCTCTCGGACGAGCAATGGGCATCGACCGTCGCCGCGCGACGCCGTGACCTGATCGGCGCGCTCGCAGAGACCGTGCTCGCGCGCGGGTTGTCGCCGTTGGAGCACACCGCGATCGACATCGCCCTAACCCAGACGGTGCGAGAGAACGACGTGCCGATCCTGCCGATGGTCGTCGATCACATCCTCAGCCCGAGCACCGATGCCGACGGCAGGCTGGCCGAAGACGGCAGGCTCGTCGGCCACGCACTACGCCGGCTCGTCGCCGGCGACCTGGCCGGACTGTTCGACGGGCCTTCCACGGTCGCGTTCGATCCGTCGTTGCCAATGATCTCGCTCGACCTCTCGCGGGTCACCGAGAACTCAACCCTGATCTCGGTGTTGATGACCTGCTCGTCGGCGTGGATGGAGTCCGCGCTGCTCGACCCGAACGGTGGGCAGCGGTGGGTGATCTACGACGAGGCCTGGCGGCTCATGTCCCACCCGGCGCTGCTGCGGCGGATGGATGCACACTGGCGACTCGCCCGGCACTACGGCATCGCGAACATGCTGATCTTCCACAAGCTCACCGACCTCGACAACGTGGGAGACCAAGGCTCCGCCATGCGCTCCCTGGCCAACTCACTTCTCGCAAACGCCGAGACGCGGATCGTGTACCGGCAGGAGTCCGACCAACTCGGACCGACCGCGACCGCACTCGGCCTGACCGGCACCGAGCAGCAGCTCTTGCCGAACCTCGGCGTCGGCCAAGGACTGTGGCGGATCAAGGCCAGGAGCTTCGTCTGCCAACACCAGCTCCACCCCGACGAACTCGCCCTGTTCGACACCAGCAGCCGCGCAGCGGGAATTCCCCGCAAGTTCAGGATTCCTGAAGTCGATTCGGCGTGA